The Streptomyces sp. NBC_00224 genome has a window encoding:
- the chpH gene encoding chaplin ChpH, whose protein sequence is MIKKVVAAAAVTGGLVLAGAGLAVADAGAQGAAVGSPGVASGNVIQVPVHVPVNVCGNTISVIGLLNPAFGNTCVNK, encoded by the coding sequence ATGATCAAGAAGGTCGTCGCTGCTGCGGCTGTCACTGGTGGTCTGGTTCTCGCGGGTGCGGGCCTCGCCGTCGCCGACGCGGGTGCGCAGGGTGCTGCGGTGGGCTCCCCCGGTGTCGCCTCGGGCAACGTCATCCAGGTTCCGGTCCACGTGCCGGTGAACGTCTGCGGCAACACGATCTCGGTGATCGGGCTGCTGAACCCCGCCTTCGGCAACACCTGCGTCAACAAGTGA
- a CDS encoding M20/M25/M40 family metallo-hydrolase: MSESKAARGVTGEDEVVDLCRDLIRMDTSNYGDHSGPGERAAAEYVAEKLAEVGLEPKIFESHTGRASTVARIQGEDPSRPALLIHGHTDVVPANADDWTHHPFSGEIADGCVWGRGAVDMKDMDAMTLAVVRDRLRSGRKPPRDIVLAFLADEEAGGTYGARYLVDKHPDLFEGVTEAISEVGGFSFTVNENLRLYLVETAQKGMHWMKLTVDGSAGHGSMIHKDNAITELSEAVGRLGRHKFPVRVTKTLRHFLDELGDALGTELDPENMDETLAKLGGIAKLIGASLQNTANPTQLGAGYKVNVIPGQATAHVDGRFLPGYEEEFLADLDRILGPRVRREDVHADKALETTFDGALVDAMQTALVAEDPIARAVPYMLSAGTDAKSFADLGIRCFGFAPLKLPPELDFAGMFHGVDERVPVDGLKFGVRVLDRFIDAS, translated from the coding sequence GTGAGCGAGTCGAAGGCGGCGCGGGGCGTGACCGGCGAGGACGAGGTCGTCGACCTCTGTCGCGATCTGATCAGGATGGACACCAGCAACTACGGGGACCACTCCGGTCCCGGCGAGCGGGCGGCGGCCGAGTACGTGGCCGAGAAGCTCGCGGAGGTGGGGCTCGAACCGAAGATCTTCGAATCGCACACCGGGCGGGCCTCCACCGTGGCCCGGATCCAGGGCGAGGACCCGTCGCGGCCCGCGCTGCTCATCCACGGCCACACCGATGTCGTCCCGGCCAACGCCGACGACTGGACGCACCACCCGTTCTCGGGCGAGATCGCGGACGGCTGCGTCTGGGGGCGCGGCGCGGTCGACATGAAGGACATGGACGCGATGACCCTCGCGGTCGTACGGGACCGGCTGCGCAGCGGCCGCAAGCCCCCGCGCGACATCGTGCTCGCCTTCCTCGCCGACGAGGAGGCGGGCGGCACGTACGGGGCCCGCTACCTCGTCGACAAGCACCCCGACCTGTTCGAGGGTGTGACGGAGGCGATCAGCGAGGTCGGCGGCTTCTCGTTCACCGTCAACGAGAACCTGCGGCTCTACCTCGTGGAGACCGCCCAGAAGGGCATGCACTGGATGAAGCTGACCGTGGACGGCAGCGCCGGGCACGGTTCGATGATCCACAAGGACAACGCCATCACCGAGCTCTCCGAGGCCGTCGGGCGGCTCGGGCGGCACAAGTTCCCGGTCCGCGTCACCAAGACGCTGCGGCACTTCCTCGACGAGCTCGGCGACGCGCTGGGCACCGAGCTCGACCCGGAGAACATGGACGAGACGCTGGCCAAGCTCGGCGGCATCGCCAAGCTCATCGGCGCCTCGCTCCAGAACACCGCCAACCCGACCCAGCTGGGCGCCGGCTACAAGGTCAACGTGATTCCGGGGCAGGCGACCGCGCACGTCGACGGCCGCTTCCTGCCGGGGTACGAGGAGGAGTTCCTCGCCGACCTCGACCGGATCCTGGGGCCCCGGGTCCGGCGCGAGGACGTGCACGCCGACAAGGCGCTGGAGACCACCTTCGACGGGGCGCTCGTCGACGCCATGCAGACGGCCCTGGTGGCCGAGGACCCGATCGCGCGCGCCGTGCCGTACATGCTCTCGGCCGGCACCGACGCCAAGTCCTTCGCGGACCTGGGAATCCGCTGCTTCGGCTTCGCGCCGCTGAAGCTGCCGCCGGAGCTGGACTTCGCCGGGATGTTCCACGGCGTGGACGAGCGGGTGCCGGTGGACGGCCTGAAGTTCGGCGTACGGGTCCTCGACCGGTTCATCGACGCGTCCTGA
- a CDS encoding helix-turn-helix domain-containing protein: protein MTGGRARTAPPWSYAVDPEEWPDARIAREPAAAVVQTIARRLAAALRERPELSLRALAAQSNVGRQTIGDLLAGATWPDVLTVCRLERALGLALWPGSNATQSAHD, encoded by the coding sequence ATGACCGGAGGCCGAGCGCGCACGGCGCCGCCATGGAGCTACGCCGTCGATCCGGAGGAGTGGCCGGATGCCCGGATCGCCAGGGAGCCCGCCGCGGCGGTGGTCCAGACGATTGCCCGCCGCCTCGCCGCCGCCCTGCGTGAGAGGCCGGAGCTCTCGCTGCGTGCACTGGCCGCCCAGAGCAACGTCGGCAGACAGACCATCGGCGATCTGCTGGCGGGCGCCACCTGGCCGGATGTGCTGACGGTCTGCCGGCTGGAGCGTGCCCTGGGTCTCGCGCTCTGGCCCGGATCGAATGCGACCCAAAGTGCTCATGACTGA
- a CDS encoding IclR family transcriptional regulator, translating into MVDGKHLSATEALASVTKALDVLVLAYDRGEVGVTETARELGISRSTAHRILVTLQRTGFLRHDPGQHGYSAGPQLVRMGLAAIAQLDVRRQARRPLEELSEKLQETVCLYSLDAAVVRLLDGIECRHVLRVSVPLGQELPAHVTAAGKALIALRDPADVRAILPAVLPATAAGSITEWPLLEVELEEVRVRGWAADLEESAHDLHGVGVAIRNRIGEPLAAISVYAPAVRLREQDMPAVATALQETATTIARAE; encoded by the coding sequence ATGGTGGATGGCAAGCATCTGTCGGCGACGGAGGCCTTAGCGTCGGTGACGAAGGCCCTGGATGTTCTCGTCCTGGCGTATGACCGGGGGGAAGTCGGTGTTACCGAAACCGCCCGGGAGCTCGGTATCTCACGTTCCACTGCACACCGCATCCTGGTCACCCTGCAGCGCACGGGTTTCCTCCGCCACGATCCTGGTCAGCACGGATACTCAGCGGGGCCGCAGCTCGTACGCATGGGACTGGCCGCGATCGCCCAGCTGGACGTCCGACGACAAGCGCGCAGGCCCCTGGAGGAGCTCTCCGAGAAGCTGCAGGAGACGGTGTGCCTGTACTCCCTGGATGCGGCCGTCGTCCGACTACTCGACGGAATCGAGTGCCGGCATGTCCTGCGCGTCAGCGTTCCGCTCGGACAGGAGCTCCCCGCCCACGTCACAGCGGCGGGCAAGGCCCTGATCGCACTGCGCGACCCGGCAGATGTACGCGCGATACTGCCGGCCGTGCTCCCTGCCACGGCGGCAGGAAGCATCACTGAGTGGCCGCTGCTCGAGGTGGAGTTGGAGGAAGTCAGAGTCCGAGGATGGGCGGCAGACCTCGAGGAAAGTGCACACGACCTGCACGGCGTAGGCGTGGCCATCCGCAACCGCATCGGGGAACCGCTCGCCGCGATCTCCGTGTACGCACCCGCCGTACGTCTGCGCGAACAGGACATGCCAGCGGTTGCGACGGCCCTGCAGGAGACCGCCACCACGATCGCCAGGGCAGAGTGA
- a CDS encoding NUDIX domain-containing protein, giving the protein MWLATTQTRIRFAALSTEMKLVSIQGASSRLTGHVSGSDRACFPGRCREFNGPAVPPPRMRRVVFVAVLSSDGRLVLVTDDLPGALPRWLLPSGSARATETYREAAVRVLRDAVGAMPVRGGTVEGCRWAQVPVPVGRSRREAHVFIFRLAAAGAPPDHLSWGATRWAGPEQWQELCTRCDLPDVDVLLTGYLEGWIPDGRITLGP; this is encoded by the coding sequence ATGTGGCTTGCTACTACCCAGACACGGATCAGGTTCGCCGCATTGAGCACCGAGATGAAACTCGTGTCGATCCAGGGCGCGAGTAGCCGGTTAACCGGCCATGTGTCAGGATCGGACCGTGCCTGTTTTCCTGGACGCTGCCGAGAGTTCAATGGCCCTGCCGTGCCGCCTCCCAGGATGCGGCGGGTGGTGTTCGTCGCGGTGCTGAGCTCGGACGGGCGGCTTGTCCTGGTGACAGACGACCTGCCTGGAGCTCTCCCCCGATGGCTACTCCCTTCAGGGTCCGCCCGAGCCACAGAAACCTACCGTGAGGCGGCAGTGCGCGTACTCCGCGATGCGGTCGGCGCGATGCCGGTGCGCGGGGGCACTGTTGAAGGATGCCGCTGGGCTCAGGTGCCTGTGCCCGTAGGCCGGAGCCGTCGAGAGGCGCACGTGTTCATCTTTCGTCTCGCTGCGGCTGGCGCTCCGCCGGATCATCTGTCCTGGGGAGCGACGCGCTGGGCGGGGCCTGAGCAGTGGCAGGAGTTGTGCACACGGTGCGATCTGCCAGATGTGGATGTGCTGTTGACGGGATACCTGGAGGGGTGGATCCCGGACGGGCGGATCACGTTGGGGCCTTGA
- a CDS encoding DUF1653 domain-containing protein has protein sequence MHAHFTGHLYEVTGTGHLVLGQGTDEQVGSEVVVYHALFHSPAYGDRHTWVRPVDNFLEEVEVDGRRVPRFRFVGDGQGKTH, from the coding sequence ATGCATGCGCACTTCACCGGTCACCTCTACGAGGTGACCGGTACCGGACACCTCGTACTCGGTCAGGGGACGGACGAGCAGGTGGGCTCGGAGGTGGTCGTCTACCATGCGCTGTTCCACTCCCCTGCCTACGGCGATCGGCACACGTGGGTGAGGCCGGTCGACAATTTCCTGGAGGAAGTGGAAGTCGACGGGCGGCGCGTACCCAGGTTCCGGTTCGTGGGAGACGGGCAGGGGAAGACCCACTGA
- a CDS encoding GMC family oxidoreductase gives MGAGTAGCLLADRLSRDGARRVLLLEAGPDYRAGGQPRDLASCSDLTVSHDWSYTASAGPFNPAQPLPRAKVMGGCSATNACLAVRGNPDDYDAWARAGGSRWSFREVSGFFRSLETDTDFPDDEHHGQEGLVRVQRYSRDALTSFNSALLRGAWEAGCAVVHDHNRPGAVGAGPAPVTSWEGRRLSTAAVHLARARGRSNLVLRAETMVDHVVIRRGRVLGVRLVGGEYVPAGAVVLSAGTYGSCVLLLRSGVGPGGELAGLGIETHADLAGVGRNLQDHPGVSVRWTTPAVPPLEPRYQVLITAADPNRAPDRVALHLIGACAPTRSRDEAEAFLSVRVMRSSSHGRVRLIGPGPHTPPVIEPFYFTDPADVDLLREGLRRAYALLRTEPMRGAADARPLPTAAVLEGDAELLRWLRRASSTYHHPVGTCRMGDDPARGAVTDWAGAVHGISGLWVCDASVMPVIPAANTALPTMMVAERMAALWAEASPGNRLTPRTAAA, from the coding sequence GTGGGGGCCGGTACGGCTGGTTGTCTGCTGGCCGATCGGTTGTCGCGGGACGGAGCGCGTCGGGTTCTGCTGCTCGAGGCCGGCCCGGACTACCGGGCCGGTGGGCAACCGCGGGATCTCGCCTCGTGTTCCGACCTGACGGTGTCCCACGACTGGTCGTACACGGCCTCGGCCGGCCCGTTCAACCCGGCCCAGCCGCTTCCTCGTGCGAAGGTGATGGGTGGTTGTTCGGCGACCAACGCCTGCCTTGCCGTGCGGGGCAATCCGGACGACTACGACGCCTGGGCACGGGCGGGAGGCAGCCGGTGGTCGTTCCGGGAGGTGTCTGGCTTCTTCCGCTCGCTGGAGACGGATACCGACTTCCCCGACGACGAACACCACGGCCAGGAGGGTCTGGTCCGCGTACAGCGGTACTCGAGGGACGCGTTGACGTCCTTCAACTCTGCGTTGCTACGGGGGGCGTGGGAGGCCGGTTGCGCGGTGGTGCACGATCACAACCGACCGGGTGCAGTGGGGGCAGGGCCGGCTCCGGTTACCTCGTGGGAGGGGCGGCGGTTGAGTACTGCCGCGGTCCATCTGGCCCGTGCACGGGGGCGTTCGAACCTCGTACTGCGTGCGGAGACCATGGTCGATCATGTGGTGATACGCCGGGGCAGGGTGCTGGGCGTCAGGCTCGTGGGAGGCGAGTACGTGCCAGCCGGCGCGGTGGTCCTGTCGGCCGGAACGTACGGCAGTTGTGTGCTGCTGCTGAGGTCCGGCGTTGGCCCCGGCGGGGAGTTGGCGGGGCTGGGCATCGAGACGCATGCGGACCTGGCCGGTGTCGGCCGCAATCTGCAGGACCACCCGGGGGTGAGCGTGCGGTGGACGACACCGGCGGTGCCGCCCCTGGAGCCCCGGTACCAGGTGCTCATCACCGCCGCGGACCCGAACCGGGCACCCGACCGGGTGGCCCTGCATCTGATCGGTGCCTGCGCGCCGACCAGGAGCCGGGACGAGGCCGAGGCGTTTCTGTCCGTGCGCGTCATGCGCTCGTCGTCGCACGGGCGGGTCCGTCTCATTGGACCGGGGCCGCACACCCCGCCGGTGATCGAGCCGTTCTACTTCACTGACCCCGCCGATGTGGATCTGTTGCGGGAAGGGCTTCGGCGGGCCTACGCGCTCCTGCGGACCGAGCCAATGCGCGGGGCGGCGGACGCACGGCCGTTGCCCACCGCCGCAGTCCTGGAGGGTGACGCGGAGCTGCTGCGGTGGCTGCGGCGTGCGTCCAGCACCTACCACCATCCGGTCGGCACCTGCCGGATGGGCGACGACCCGGCGCGCGGGGCGGTCACCGACTGGGCCGGCGCCGTGCACGGCATCTCCGGCCTGTGGGTGTGCGACGCATCGGTGATGCCGGTGATACCGGCCGCGAACACGGCCCTGCCGACCATGATGGTGGCCGAGCGCATGGCGGCCTTGTGGGCGGAAGCGTCGCCGGGCAACAGGCTGACCCCCCGCACGGCCGCTGCCTAA
- a CDS encoding aldehyde dehydrogenase, whose protein sequence is MSYPTEASERRSHVTGKLVPGLDLRPFIGGAFVEPKSAATLTVTDPMTERTLATLPAACEADVHDAVTAARAAFDEGPWPRMTPDDRSAVLHRLADLIERDLPDLALLEATDAGKRFAGVRGWDIPHAATMYRYYADWAGRVCGQTLPSAGAIRISTQREPIGVCAAVIPWNFPFACMSWKIAPALAAGCTVVVKAAERAPLSAHALAALFEEAGFPPGVVNVVTGTGEVAGHALTSDPRIDRITFTGSTETARAITRDSSWRMPRLTTELGGKGANVVFADADLEAAISNAADAVFDLSGQNCCAAARTYVQRDAYDEFVARLVTLARERRLGDPLDDSSQQGPLIDRDHLRSVHAKVTAAVEAGATCLTGGSPAELGGLFYAPTLLSEAPANAPISQEEVFGPVGCVYLFDSVDEAVALANDSDYGLSASVWTRDTATAETFADRVRVGTCWVNCFGYFLPHVPWGGTKLSGNGKDLGLEGIEEFLTTKVIYRAP, encoded by the coding sequence GTGTCATATCCCACTGAAGCATCCGAACGCCGCAGCCACGTCACCGGCAAGCTCGTGCCGGGCCTCGACCTGCGCCCCTTCATCGGCGGGGCGTTCGTCGAACCGAAGTCGGCAGCCACCCTGACGGTAACGGACCCCATGACCGAGCGGACACTGGCCACGCTTCCGGCAGCCTGCGAAGCCGATGTCCACGACGCGGTTACGGCGGCCCGCGCCGCCTTCGACGAGGGCCCCTGGCCCCGCATGACCCCCGATGACCGCAGCGCGGTGCTGCACCGGCTCGCCGACCTCATCGAGCGTGACCTGCCGGACCTGGCGCTGCTGGAGGCCACCGACGCGGGCAAGCGTTTCGCCGGCGTACGCGGCTGGGACATCCCCCACGCGGCCACCATGTACCGCTACTACGCGGACTGGGCGGGGCGCGTCTGCGGCCAGACACTGCCCAGCGCCGGAGCCATCCGCATCTCCACCCAGCGGGAGCCGATCGGGGTCTGCGCCGCCGTCATCCCCTGGAACTTCCCCTTCGCCTGCATGTCATGGAAGATCGCCCCGGCGCTGGCCGCGGGCTGCACCGTGGTGGTCAAGGCGGCCGAGCGGGCGCCGCTGTCTGCCCACGCGCTGGCCGCGCTGTTCGAGGAAGCGGGGTTCCCGCCGGGAGTGGTCAACGTGGTCACGGGCACCGGTGAGGTCGCCGGCCATGCCCTGACCTCGGACCCCCGTATCGACAGGATCACCTTCACCGGCAGCACCGAGACGGCACGAGCCATCACCCGTGACTCCTCGTGGCGGATGCCCCGCCTGACAACCGAACTCGGCGGCAAGGGGGCGAACGTGGTCTTCGCCGACGCTGATCTGGAGGCCGCCATCAGCAACGCCGCGGACGCCGTCTTCGACCTGTCGGGCCAGAACTGCTGTGCGGCCGCGCGCACTTACGTGCAGCGGGACGCGTACGACGAGTTCGTCGCCCGGCTGGTGACCCTGGCCAGGGAACGACGACTGGGCGATCCTCTCGACGACTCCTCCCAGCAGGGCCCCCTCATCGACCGGGACCACCTGCGATCGGTTCACGCGAAGGTGACAGCGGCTGTCGAGGCCGGCGCCACGTGTCTCACCGGCGGCTCACCGGCCGAACTCGGCGGGCTATTCTACGCGCCCACCCTCCTGTCCGAGGCGCCCGCCAACGCGCCGATCTCCCAGGAGGAGGTCTTCGGCCCGGTCGGGTGCGTCTACCTGTTCGACTCGGTCGACGAAGCGGTCGCGCTCGCCAACGACTCCGACTACGGCCTGTCCGCCTCGGTCTGGACCCGTGACACCGCGACGGCTGAGACGTTCGCCGACCGTGTCCGGGTCGGTACCTGTTGGGTGAACTGCTTCGGCTACTTCCTCCCCCATGTGCCGTGGGGTGGGACGAAGCTGTCGGGCAACGGCAAGGACCTCGGCCTGGAGGGCATCGAGGAGTTCCTCACCACGAAGGTCATCTACCGGGCTCCCTGA